The following proteins are encoded in a genomic region of Phragmites australis chromosome 9, lpPhrAust1.1, whole genome shotgun sequence:
- the LOC133927965 gene encoding uncharacterized protein LOC133927965 has translation MAAITLTARSSLTSQLPLPASARLDFELGIEGKREKAESTKGKGSAKATHLVIVVFVDGEAGEPVVLGAIGGRGLSRVPPRTWKAMASRYLISNECTSHVLLYGSAFTHPTVEDPGPSCPCLLIPISPRRHPPRSHHHQAKPSADPSLACLYTLFHKGISIKLFGDNGTKHSAEMSKLLENENQAVMGTYRAMSHELHKLQHKKDRQLEGDVVESTQEGKQRTES, from the exons ATGGCCGCCATCACCCTCACAGCAAGGAGCTCTCTAACTTCGCAGTTGCCGCTTCCTGCCAGCGCAAGGTTAGACTTTGAATTGGGAATTGAAGGTAAGAGAGAGAAGGCAGAATCTACCAAAGGAAAGGGAAGCGCAAAGGCCACTCACCTTGTGATTGTTGTGTTCGTCGACGGCGAAGCGGGCGAGCCTGTCGTCCTTGGCGCTATTGGCGGCAGGGGGCTCTCGCGCGTGCCACCAAGGACATGGAAGGCCATGGCTTCGAG atatttaatctcaaatGAATGTACATCTCACGTTTTATTGTATGGCTCTGCCTTCACCCACCCGACTGTAGAGGATCCGGGTCCCTCCTGCCCCTGCCTTCTCATCCCAATTTCACCTCGCCGACATCCTCCACGCTCCCACCATCATCAAGCAAAACCCTCTGCAGATCCGTCCCTAGCTTGCCTGTATACATTGTTCCACAAGG GAATCAGTATTAAGTTGTTTGGTGATAATGGAACCAAACATTCAGCCGAAATGTCCAA GCTTCTGGAGAATGAAAATCAAGCTGTAATGGGAACATACCGAGCAATGTCTCATGAGTTGCATAAACTTCAG CATAAGAAAGACAGGCAACTGGAGGGAGATGTCGTGGAATCAACTCAGGAAGGAAAACAAAGGACAGAATCATAG